One window of the Macaca thibetana thibetana isolate TM-01 chromosome 1, ASM2454274v1, whole genome shotgun sequence genome contains the following:
- the CTNNBIP1 gene encoding beta-catenin-interacting protein 1 isoform X2, whose protein sequence is MDFVLRPSGLDLDSAIRSCMIFSRAAPSYFCPATALPSQLSTCLPEVNFQKQESPEPGRGMNREGAPGKSPEEMYIQQKVRVLLMLRKMGSNVQRTW, encoded by the exons ATGGACTTTGTACTAAGACCATCAGGTTTGGATCTTGATTCCGCCATCAGGAGCTGCATGATCTTCAGCAG GGCGGCACCTTCCTACTTCTGCCCGGCCACAGCCCTCCCCTCACAGTTGAGCACCTGTTTGCCTGAAGTCAATTTCCAGAAGCAG GAGTCCCCAGAGCCGGGCAGGGGGATGAACCGCGAGGGAGCTCCCGGGAAGAGTCCGGAGGAGATGTACATTCAGCAGAAGGTCCGAGTGCTGCTCATGCTGCGGAAGATGGGATCAAAC